A section of the Amblyomma americanum isolate KBUSLIRL-KWMA chromosome 2, ASM5285725v1, whole genome shotgun sequence genome encodes:
- the LOC144121173 gene encoding uncharacterized protein LOC144121173 isoform X24 has protein sequence MVSTQTAMPPPAPPPTVSSPMNVQQQQQQQQQTQQQQTQQVVVSSQPTLASTTSVAVTQVPNHVTMTTSAHLQPQQPQSPLGGHMPPHSSTCTVIPQQTIQNMTQSQLQPVQVIQQQLPNHAYLPQLYSGQQMLLPGNLAIQQHSMGALQGLNLQLQSKAHVDPTKQGTAGAPHGTATIIPAVSIASVTPGAKGVTISSAPTLVTTNCHMMGTAGKTCLPSGQMIPKGTTVMGHGGYQLPATSTSQQTLVINPLGLISGQSILPTQAAAKQMDANKAKPFVMSQQTPLQPKSPLMANTVNAQGSGQMATAQVINTNQFKQLSQNNPQIISSQQPTVISQAQLLGSLQALNATFPHGITWAQPGQLQSPTLLTQNPIYIRSQQSDVFLQPGPQQALHALPVATQPTVAQAPPQAPPQAQQQQTVALAAAPAQQPQPIQQQPPKPKQVRPASSVATQTATSTAVTVNSHVLPARTQAKPRIRAQTNRTSPGPGQQQNMIHTQTANTQTQTFAVPSPQQQTAQQQQSPQQSPQQHHHQHHQHTHPHQHTTQFQQQIHQQMHQQHQQQQQQHQQQQQQKADAANQTAVAQQQQQAQAQAQAQAQAQAQAQAQQQAQAQQQAQAQQQAQAQAQAQQQQVQQQAVQQVQQTQQQQHAPQLSQHAPQQQQPHHHHHHHHHQHTPIQPRILPEMKSTSTQSTVKTSTMMNIESKPPAIQPSLAQGHQQQQQQQQAQATATMVNHATPGHATSTTTVQNATPVHTTQGHSAVGHTAANHHTVASHSTLNHVTTPTSHAASPSHPTPNHISLPSSTAHAITSHSGPGHPAVSHVTSTHVSGAPHTTMTHTSSSTHPTMVHASMGSHIAASHVPAPHLANHHLAGNAVSGGLSVGSHVAIAPHQKATVGVPSPPVAAPPPTAVKGSAEDKVEVSAPPEAAMPYDKQGGESGQKPEAMTNGGAVTPQMTMLTASEPVRQISQKPVVKPNVLTHVIEGYIIQEGPEPFPVSRSSLVAETESPKPSVETNGKAGNDEIQSVAQGKVTKKKKMGRKRYRNGQGNHFNDFASEKWQQQQQQQQQQQQPQPEDSQQQQSQAQSLPQQQQQQQQQQQQQQQQQQQQQQKVQDKDVSMDTLEPAKGDASTPMETAAVSTQGPEPPQQLLRPESSVESPAPAPPVEMEVDTPEPAPVLPSKNPKSWTVQEVADYIQELPGCTDYAEEFRSQEIDGQALLLLKEDHLMTAMNIKLGPALKICAKINALREEQ, from the exons ATGGTTTCCACACAGACTGCCATGCCACCACCTGCCCCACCACCCACTGTCAGCTCGCCCATGAATGTTCAGCAG caacaacagcagcagcaacaaactcAGCAGCAACAGACGCAACAGGTTGTGGTCAGCTCGCAGCCCACCTTGGCATCGACAACTTCAGTGGCCGTGACTCAGGTTCCGAACCACGTCACCATGACGACCAGTGCGCACCTGCAGCCGCAGCAGCCACAGTCACCTCTCGGAGGCCACATGCCTCCGCACTCATCCACATGCACTGTCATCCCTCAGCAGACTATCCAGAACATGACGCAGTCCCAGTTGCAGCCT GTACAAGTGATCCAGCAGCAACTGCCCAACCATGCCTACCTGCCGCAGCTGTACTCCGGGCAGCAGATGCTGCTGCCCGGCAATCTAGCCATCCAGCAGCACAGCATGGGGGCCCTGCAGGGCCTCAACTTGCAGCTGCAGAGCAAGGCTCACGTGGACCCGACCAAGCAGGGCACGGCAGGTGCACCGCACGGGACCGCCACCATCATCCCGGCCGTTTCTATTGCAAGTGTCACCCCAGGAGCTAAG GGGGTGACCATCAGCAGCGCACCAACCCTGGTGACCACCAACTGCCACATGATGGGGACTGCTGGCAAGACCTGTCTCCCTTCTGGCCAGATGATTCCCAAGGGCACCACTGTCATGGGCCATGGCGGCTACCAGCTGCCAGCCACCAGCACAAGCCAGCAAACGCTTGTTATCAACCCTCTGGGGCTCATCTCGGGGCAGAGCATCCTTCCAACTCAGGCGGCGGCCAAGCAGATGGATGCCAACAAGGCCAAGCCTTTT GTGATGAGTCAGCAGACACCGCTGCAGCCAAAGTCGCCACTGATGGCCAACACTGTGAATGCCCAGGGGTCGGGACAGATGGCCACTGCTCAAGTGATCAACACCAACCAGTTCAAGCAACTGTCACAGAACAACCCGCAGATCATTTCCAGCCAGCAGCCCACTGTCATCAGCCAGGCTCAGCTTCTAG GCTCGCTGCAGGCGCTGAACGCCACTTTCCCGCACGGTATCACATGGGCACAGCCCGGACAACTGCAGAGCCCGACACTGCTCACCCAGAACCCCATCTACATCAGGAGCCAGCAGTCGGATGTGTTCCTCCAGCCAGGACCCCAGCAAGCATTGCATGCGCTGCCGGTGGCCACCCAACCCACCGTGGCGCAGGCCCCACCCCAGGCCCCACCTCAGGCCCAACAGCAGCAAACCGTGGCTCTGGCTGCTGCCCCTGCACAGCAGCCACAGCCAATCCAGCAGCAGCCGCCCAAGCCTAAACAG GTGCGCCCAGCCAGTTCAGTTGCAACTCAGACTGCCACGTCAACTGCCGTGACTGTCAACTCTCATGTTCTTCCAGCACGAACTCAG GCCAAGCCGCGGATCAGGGCACAGACAAACCGCACCTCACCAGGTCCCGGGCAGCAGCAGAACATGATCCACACACAGACGGCAAACACGCAGACGCAGACCTTTGCCGTTCCCTCTCCACAGCAGCAGACAGCCCAACAGCAACAGTCACCACAGCAATCACCGCAGCAGCATCACCACCAACATCACCAGCACACGCATCCTCATCAGCACACCACCCAATTCCAACAGCAGATTCACCAACAGATGCATCAGCaacaccagcaacagcagcagcagcatcagcaacagcagcaacagaaag CTGATGCAGCTAACCAGACAGCAGTTGCCCAGCAACAACAGCAGGCTCAAGCCCAAGCACAGGCTCAAGCACAGGCTCAAGCTCAGGCACAGGCTCAGCAGCAGGCACAGGCTCAGCAGCAAGCACAGGCTCAGCAGCAGGCACAGGCGCAGGCTCAGGCACAGCAACAGCAAGTGCAGCAGCAGGCAGTGCAGCAGGTCCAGCAaactcagcagcagcagcatgctcCACAGCTCTCGCAGCATgcacctcagcagcagcagccacaccaccatcatcaccaccaccatcaccagcACACTCCTATCCAGCCACGCATCCTTCCCGAAATGAAGAGTACGTCCACTCAGAGCACAGTGAAGACATCCACCATGATGAACATTGAGTCAAAACCACCCGCCATCCAGCCCAGCTTAGCTCAgggccaccagcagcagcagcaacagcagcaagctcAGGCTACAGCAACCATGGTGAACCACGCAACACCCGGACACGCCACCAGCACTACGACTGTCCAGAATGCAACACCCGTTCACACCACGCAAGGCCACTCGGCAGTCGGGCATACTGCAGCCAACCATCACACTGTCGCCAGCCACTCAACTCTGAATCACGTGACGACACCCACCAGTCATGCGGCATCACCAAGCCACCCGACGCCCAATCACATCAGCCTGCCCAGCTCGACGGCGCATGCAATCACCAGCCATTCGGGGCCGGGCCACCCTGCCGTGAGCCATGTGACATCCACCCACGTGTCTGGAGCGCCGCACACGACGATGACGCACACATCAAGCAGCACGCATCCAACCATGGTTCATGCATCGATGGGGAGCCACATTGCTGCTTCTCATGTGCCGGCACCTCATCTGGCTAACCACCACTTGGCCGGCAATGCTGTGTCTGGTGGGCTGAGTGTTGGCAGCCACGTAGCCATTGCACCCCACCAGAAGGCGACTGTGGGTGTTCCATCCCCTCCAGTTGCAGCACCACCACCAACGGCTGTCAAGGGGTCAGCAGAGGACAAAGTTGAG GTCTCTGCACCTCCGGAAGCAGCCATGCCGTACGACAAGCAGGGTGGAGAGAGTGGCCAGAAGCCCGAGGCCATGACCAATGGTGGTGCGGTGACTCCGCAGATGACAATGCTGACTGCATCAGAGCCTGTTCGCCAAATCTCCCAGAAACCGGTGGTCAAGCCCAATGTTCTGACGCACGTCATCGAAGGTTACATCATTCAGGAGGGACCTGAACCATTTCCA GTCAGCCGCTCATCACTTGTTGCCGAGACTGAGTCCCCAAAGCCTTCTGTGGAGACAAATGGAAAAGCCGGGAATGACGAAATTCAGAGTGTTGCTCAAG GTAAAGtgaccaaaaagaagaaaatgggaaGGAAGAGGTATCGAAATGGCCAAGGAAACCATTTCAACGACTTCGCATCTGAAAAATGG cagcagcaacagcagcagcagcaacagcagcagcagcctcaacCAGAAGACTCACAACAGCAGCAGTCGCAGGCACAGTCACTgccacagcaacaacagcagcagcagcagcagcagcagcagcagcagcagcagcagcagcagcagcagcagaaggttCAGGACAAAGATGTGAGCATGGACACTCTGGAACCAGCGAAGGGCGACGCCAGCACACCCATGGAGACGGCCGCCGTGAGCACGCAAGGGCctgagccaccacagcagctTCTGAGGCCCGAGAGTTCTGTCGAGTCACCCGCACCAGCTCCGCCCGTTGAGATGGAGGTGGACACTCCAGAGCCAGCACCAGTTCTGCCAAGCAAGAACCCGAAGAGCTGGACG GTTCAAGAAGTCGCAGACTACATCCAGGAGCTTCCAGGCTGCACTGATTACGCAGAAGAATTCCGCTCCCAGGAAATCGATGGTCAAGCACTGCTTCTGCTCAAGGAGGATCACTTGATGACAGCTATGAACATCAAGCTTGGCCCGGCTCTCAAGATATGTGCCAAGATCAATGCCCTGCGTGAGGAACAGTAA
- the LOC144121173 gene encoding uncharacterized protein LOC144121173 isoform X20 — MVSTQTAMPPPAPPPTVSSPMNVQQQQQQQQQTQQQQTQQVVVSSQPTLASTTSVAVTQVPNHVTMTTSAHLQPQQPQSPLGGHMPPHSSTCTVIPQQTIQNMTQSQLQPVQVIQQQLPNHAYLPQLYSGQQMLLPGNLAIQQHSMGALQGLNLQLQSKAHVDPTKQGTAGAPHGTATIIPAVSIASVTPGAKGVTISSAPTLVTTNCHMMGTAGKTCLPSGQMIPKGTTVMGHGGYQLPATSTSQQTLVINPLGLISGQSILPTQAAAKQMDANKAKPFVMSQQTPLQPKSPLMANTVNAQGSGQMATAQVINTNQFKQLSQNNPQIISSQQPTVISQAQLLDMFCAGSLQALNATFPHGITWAQPGQLQSPTLLTQNPIYIRSQQSDVFLQPGPQQALHALPVATQPTVAQAPPQAPPQAQQQQTVALAAAPAQQPQPIQQQPPKPKQVRPASSVATQTATSTAVTVNSHVLPARTQAKPRIRAQTNRTSPGPGQQQNMIHTQTANTQTQTFAVPSPQQQTAQQQQSPQQSPQQHHHQHHQHTHPHQHTTQFQQQIHQQMHQQHQQQQQQHQQQQQQKADAANQTAVAQQQQQAQAQAQAQAQAQAQAQAQQQAQAQQQAQAQQQAQAQAQAQQQQVQQQAVQQVQQTQQQQHAPQLSQHAPQQQQPHHHHHHHHHQHTPIQPRILPEMKSTSTQSTVKTSTMMNIESKPPAIQPSLAQGHQQQQQQQQAQATATMVNHATPGHATSTTTVQNATPVHTTQGHSAVGHTAANHHTVASHSTLNHVTTPTSHAASPSHPTPNHISLPSSTAHAITSHSGPGHPAVSHVTSTHVSGAPHTTMTHTSSSTHPTMVHASMGSHIAASHVPAPHLANHHLAGNAVSGGLSVGSHVAIAPHQKATVGVPSPPVAAPPPTAVKGSAEDKVEVSAPPEAAMPYDKQGGESGQKPEAMTNGGAVTPQMTMLTASEPVRQISQKPVVKPNVLTHVIEGYIIQEGPEPFPVSRSSLVAETESPKPSVETNGKAGNDEIQSVAQGKVTKKKKMGRKRYRNGQGNHFNDFASEKWQQQQQQQQQQQQPQPEDSQQQQSQAQSLPQQQQQQQQQQQQQQQQQQQQQQKVQDKDVSMDTLEPAKGDASTPMETAAVSTQGPEPPQQLLRPESSVESPAPAPPVEMEVDTPEPAPVLPSKNPKSWTVQEVADYIQELPGCTDYAEEFRSQEIDGQALLLLKEDHLMTAMNIKLGPALKICAKINALREEQ, encoded by the exons ATGGTTTCCACACAGACTGCCATGCCACCACCTGCCCCACCACCCACTGTCAGCTCGCCCATGAATGTTCAGCAG caacaacagcagcagcaacaaactcAGCAGCAACAGACGCAACAGGTTGTGGTCAGCTCGCAGCCCACCTTGGCATCGACAACTTCAGTGGCCGTGACTCAGGTTCCGAACCACGTCACCATGACGACCAGTGCGCACCTGCAGCCGCAGCAGCCACAGTCACCTCTCGGAGGCCACATGCCTCCGCACTCATCCACATGCACTGTCATCCCTCAGCAGACTATCCAGAACATGACGCAGTCCCAGTTGCAGCCT GTACAAGTGATCCAGCAGCAACTGCCCAACCATGCCTACCTGCCGCAGCTGTACTCCGGGCAGCAGATGCTGCTGCCCGGCAATCTAGCCATCCAGCAGCACAGCATGGGGGCCCTGCAGGGCCTCAACTTGCAGCTGCAGAGCAAGGCTCACGTGGACCCGACCAAGCAGGGCACGGCAGGTGCACCGCACGGGACCGCCACCATCATCCCGGCCGTTTCTATTGCAAGTGTCACCCCAGGAGCTAAG GGGGTGACCATCAGCAGCGCACCAACCCTGGTGACCACCAACTGCCACATGATGGGGACTGCTGGCAAGACCTGTCTCCCTTCTGGCCAGATGATTCCCAAGGGCACCACTGTCATGGGCCATGGCGGCTACCAGCTGCCAGCCACCAGCACAAGCCAGCAAACGCTTGTTATCAACCCTCTGGGGCTCATCTCGGGGCAGAGCATCCTTCCAACTCAGGCGGCGGCCAAGCAGATGGATGCCAACAAGGCCAAGCCTTTT GTGATGAGTCAGCAGACACCGCTGCAGCCAAAGTCGCCACTGATGGCCAACACTGTGAATGCCCAGGGGTCGGGACAGATGGCCACTGCTCAAGTGATCAACACCAACCAGTTCAAGCAACTGTCACAGAACAACCCGCAGATCATTTCCAGCCAGCAGCCCACTGTCATCAGCCAGGCTCAGCTTCTAG ATATGTTTTGTGCAGGCTCGCTGCAGGCGCTGAACGCCACTTTCCCGCACGGTATCACATGGGCACAGCCCGGACAACTGCAGAGCCCGACACTGCTCACCCAGAACCCCATCTACATCAGGAGCCAGCAGTCGGATGTGTTCCTCCAGCCAGGACCCCAGCAAGCATTGCATGCGCTGCCGGTGGCCACCCAACCCACCGTGGCGCAGGCCCCACCCCAGGCCCCACCTCAGGCCCAACAGCAGCAAACCGTGGCTCTGGCTGCTGCCCCTGCACAGCAGCCACAGCCAATCCAGCAGCAGCCGCCCAAGCCTAAACAG GTGCGCCCAGCCAGTTCAGTTGCAACTCAGACTGCCACGTCAACTGCCGTGACTGTCAACTCTCATGTTCTTCCAGCACGAACTCAG GCCAAGCCGCGGATCAGGGCACAGACAAACCGCACCTCACCAGGTCCCGGGCAGCAGCAGAACATGATCCACACACAGACGGCAAACACGCAGACGCAGACCTTTGCCGTTCCCTCTCCACAGCAGCAGACAGCCCAACAGCAACAGTCACCACAGCAATCACCGCAGCAGCATCACCACCAACATCACCAGCACACGCATCCTCATCAGCACACCACCCAATTCCAACAGCAGATTCACCAACAGATGCATCAGCaacaccagcaacagcagcagcagcatcagcaacagcagcaacagaaag CTGATGCAGCTAACCAGACAGCAGTTGCCCAGCAACAACAGCAGGCTCAAGCCCAAGCACAGGCTCAAGCACAGGCTCAAGCTCAGGCACAGGCTCAGCAGCAGGCACAGGCTCAGCAGCAAGCACAGGCTCAGCAGCAGGCACAGGCGCAGGCTCAGGCACAGCAACAGCAAGTGCAGCAGCAGGCAGTGCAGCAGGTCCAGCAaactcagcagcagcagcatgctcCACAGCTCTCGCAGCATgcacctcagcagcagcagccacaccaccatcatcaccaccaccatcaccagcACACTCCTATCCAGCCACGCATCCTTCCCGAAATGAAGAGTACGTCCACTCAGAGCACAGTGAAGACATCCACCATGATGAACATTGAGTCAAAACCACCCGCCATCCAGCCCAGCTTAGCTCAgggccaccagcagcagcagcaacagcagcaagctcAGGCTACAGCAACCATGGTGAACCACGCAACACCCGGACACGCCACCAGCACTACGACTGTCCAGAATGCAACACCCGTTCACACCACGCAAGGCCACTCGGCAGTCGGGCATACTGCAGCCAACCATCACACTGTCGCCAGCCACTCAACTCTGAATCACGTGACGACACCCACCAGTCATGCGGCATCACCAAGCCACCCGACGCCCAATCACATCAGCCTGCCCAGCTCGACGGCGCATGCAATCACCAGCCATTCGGGGCCGGGCCACCCTGCCGTGAGCCATGTGACATCCACCCACGTGTCTGGAGCGCCGCACACGACGATGACGCACACATCAAGCAGCACGCATCCAACCATGGTTCATGCATCGATGGGGAGCCACATTGCTGCTTCTCATGTGCCGGCACCTCATCTGGCTAACCACCACTTGGCCGGCAATGCTGTGTCTGGTGGGCTGAGTGTTGGCAGCCACGTAGCCATTGCACCCCACCAGAAGGCGACTGTGGGTGTTCCATCCCCTCCAGTTGCAGCACCACCACCAACGGCTGTCAAGGGGTCAGCAGAGGACAAAGTTGAG GTCTCTGCACCTCCGGAAGCAGCCATGCCGTACGACAAGCAGGGTGGAGAGAGTGGCCAGAAGCCCGAGGCCATGACCAATGGTGGTGCGGTGACTCCGCAGATGACAATGCTGACTGCATCAGAGCCTGTTCGCCAAATCTCCCAGAAACCGGTGGTCAAGCCCAATGTTCTGACGCACGTCATCGAAGGTTACATCATTCAGGAGGGACCTGAACCATTTCCA GTCAGCCGCTCATCACTTGTTGCCGAGACTGAGTCCCCAAAGCCTTCTGTGGAGACAAATGGAAAAGCCGGGAATGACGAAATTCAGAGTGTTGCTCAAG GTAAAGtgaccaaaaagaagaaaatgggaaGGAAGAGGTATCGAAATGGCCAAGGAAACCATTTCAACGACTTCGCATCTGAAAAATGG cagcagcaacagcagcagcagcaacagcagcagcagcctcaacCAGAAGACTCACAACAGCAGCAGTCGCAGGCACAGTCACTgccacagcaacaacagcagcagcagcagcagcagcagcagcagcagcagcagcagcagcagcagcagcagaaggttCAGGACAAAGATGTGAGCATGGACACTCTGGAACCAGCGAAGGGCGACGCCAGCACACCCATGGAGACGGCCGCCGTGAGCACGCAAGGGCctgagccaccacagcagctTCTGAGGCCCGAGAGTTCTGTCGAGTCACCCGCACCAGCTCCGCCCGTTGAGATGGAGGTGGACACTCCAGAGCCAGCACCAGTTCTGCCAAGCAAGAACCCGAAGAGCTGGACG GTTCAAGAAGTCGCAGACTACATCCAGGAGCTTCCAGGCTGCACTGATTACGCAGAAGAATTCCGCTCCCAGGAAATCGATGGTCAAGCACTGCTTCTGCTCAAGGAGGATCACTTGATGACAGCTATGAACATCAAGCTTGGCCCGGCTCTCAAGATATGTGCCAAGATCAATGCCCTGCGTGAGGAACAGTAA